The Saccharomyces kudriavzevii IFO 1802 strain IFO1802 genome assembly, chromosome: 6 genome contains the following window.
TCAGAGCAAGAGCCCAAgtaaaacaagaataatTACAGCATTTGCAAATCTTATTGAATTGAGTCATGCCCGTGATTCATAATTACTTGTGCCCTGATATTATGActtttcagtttttgtAACCTAGCTAAATCTGTGCTTTAGCCCTCATCCTTTTCTTAACCCTCACTTACCCTCTCATCTAGTACTCGATTCTACGCTTATTTGCCACCCATTTACAGTTGTAGATACTTTTAGAGAGGGAGTTGGAGACTGAGCAAGGAACAATACCGTTTAAAACCATTGCAAGATCTCTTCACCACATAATGCCCTCGTTAGCCGAATTGACCAAGTCACTGAGCATAGCCTTTGAGAACAGCGATTATGCCACGTGCGAGAAATTCTTGCCCGCTGTCAAGATCGAACTTATCAAGAATAATCTATTAATACCGGATTTGTCCATCCAAAATGATATCTACTTAAACGACCTGACTATCACTAAGAGGATTCTAGAAGTGGGCGCGCTCGCCAGCATCCATACCTTTGATTTCGACAGCTTCGACAACTACTTCAACCAATTGAAGCCCTACTACTTCAGCAACAACCATAAATTATCCGAATCTGACAAGAAGTCGAAGCTGATAAGTTTGTATTTGCTGAATCTGTTGGCTCAGAATAACACAACCAAGTTCCACTCGGAATTGCAGTTTTTAGATAAGCACATTAAGAACTTGGAAGACGATTCGCTCTTGTCCTATCCAATCAAGTTGGACAGATGGCTCATGGAGGGCTCCTACCAAAAGGCATGGGACCTTTTGCAATCCGGGTCTCAAAACATAACGGAATTTGACTCCTTTACTGATATCCTGAAATCGGCCATAAGAGACGAAATCGCCAAGAACACTGAACTGTCCTACGACTTCCTCCCTCTGTCTAATATAAAGGCtttgctcttcttcaacaacgAGAAGGAAACCGAAAAATTCGCACTGGAAAGGAACTGGACCATAACCAACTCGAAAGTTTACTTCAACAACCAATCAAAGGAAATGGCGACTGAGGAGGATGAAGTGATGCATGAAGAGGATCAAAAGACaaatattattgaaaaggcAATGGATTACGCTATAAGTATCGAAAATATTGTGTAattaatatatacataaatatacatatgtgtatatacgCACAGAACTACTATAAGATAAGTCTCTAAACTTCCCAGAAAATGAAGCGAGAAGAACTGGTTCTGATAACAATCTAACAATGTTTATAAGCTAGAActatacatacatacatatatgcATCTATATTTACATACACCTAGACCacacaaaaaaacaacagaaAAGACATCATCataaagaataataataaagGGAGGGAAAAAACACATTCATACTTCGTTacatttctcttttcactAAGCGCCGATGATACCAAGAGACTTGCCTTCGGCAATTCTTCTTTCGGACAAGGCTGCAATAACAGCAGCTCCCGCACCGGAACCATCTTCAGCTGGAACAATCTTGATTGGATCGCTGCTAGCATCGCCGGTCCAACCGTAGATGTCCCTTAGACCCTTAGCGGCAGCCTGTTTGAAACCTGGGTACAGGTTGTAAACAGAACCGTCGGCGGCAATGTGGCCAGTCTTGTAGCCTCTCTTTTGGCAAATGGCAGCAATACCACAGACGGCTAATCTGGCAGCTCTGGTACCGATCAACTCACAAAGTCTTCTGATCAACTTACGTTCTGGTAAGGAGGTCTTGATGCCAAAGtccttttggaaaatgtcATCTGTGTCCTCcaagttttcaaatggatcgtcttcaatttttgctGGGTAGGAAGTGTCCATGATGTATGGCTTCCTCAACTTGGTTAGATCTTGACCCTTTAACATCAGGCCCTTTTCATTCAAGTCTATCAACACCAGACGTAGTAATTCACCCAAGTAGTAACCGGaagtcattttttcaaaagcttgTTGACCTGGTCTTGGAGACTGTTCGtcaacatcaacatcaTACTTGGTTCTTGGCAAGACCAAGTGCTCGTTGTCGAAGGAACCGTATTCACAGTTGATAGCCATTGGAGAATCCTTTGGAATATCGTCTGATAGCTTACCTTCCAATTTTTCGATATCGGAAACAACATCGTAAAAGGCACCGTTAACACCAGTACCGAAAATCACACCCATCTTGGTTTCTGGGTCAGTGTAGTAAGAGGCAACCAAAGTACCGACGGTATCGTTAATCAAAGCTACAATCTCAATTGGCAATTTCCTCTTagatatttccttttgtagCAGTGGAACAACATCGTGGCCTTCGACGTTTGGAATATCGAAACCCTTAGTCCATCTTTGTAAAATACCCTCGTTAATCTTGTTTTGAGAAGCCGGGTATGAGAAAGTGAAACCCAATGGCAAGGTATCCTTGGTGTTTAGCAATTCTTGTTCGACCATGAAGTCTTTCAAAGACTCGGCGATGAAGGACCATAGTTCTTCCTGGTTCTTTGTAGTTCTCATGTCATGTGGCAACTTATACTTAGATTGGGTGGTGTCAAAAGTGTGCTTACCACTCAATTTGACCAACACGACTCTTAAGTTGGTACCACCCAAGTCAATAGCCAAGTAGTTACCGGATTCTTTACCAGTTGGGAATTCCATGACCCAACCTGGAATCATTGGAATATTACCGCCCTTTTTCGTCAAACCTTTGTTCAATTCGTCGATAAAATGCTTAACAACTTTTCTCAAAGTTTCAGAGTCCGCAGTGAACATGTCCTCCAACTGATGGATTTCATCCATCAATTCCCTGGGCACATCAGCCATAGAACCCTTTCTAGCTTGTGGTTTCTTTGGACCTAAATGAACCATTGTTTCTTCGGTAAAGTTTTATTTGAGTTGTCTGGGAAAGGTtattaaaaagaaaaaaaagtttattgAGTATTACAAGCAACGATTGTTTCTTATTAGTTTTTAATTGAAACTACGCCAAGAACGAGAAACCGACACGAAACAAAGAATCGATGAAGTATTctcaagaacaagaaatggaGCGCTTATAtagaaaatattcttcttgaagaaaGCAGGGGAAGGAAGAAGGGTGCTGGTCGTTGTGTGTCCTACCTAGTTAGTATTCTTCTCAACGCATCTGAGGTACAAGAATCCGGGGGGGGTGAAAAAACACTTTCTAGCAACCCCCCTAAAAAAGTGTATAGTTCTTAGctcttctatttctttgCAACCaaagtttttcctttggtTGCTCCAGCAAAGTATGCCGTTATTCTCCCGTTAAACGGGGCACATGTGCGGGAGTTTCTTAAGGCTATGGTGGGGTTCAGGGGCATAACAAGCCCACACAAGACGGAAAAACAAAGGGGTAGAGGCATTCTTCCTGGGCCGACGCGTCATTGCGTCGAGATCTAGCCAGGGCGGCCAGTAAGATATCGATTAAACGACAGGCACACCTGACCCCTTAGATGCGTCTAAATCTCCAGTTCTTCCGGTTCTTTTTTGGTGGGCAATGGAGTATttcagaaagaaaattccgGGGTTAGTAAGATGCGGGgtaaaaaggaaaaagaaaaagaaatgcgGGACCATCCCAGCGGCCAAAAAAGAACAGTGGCTGGCAACGTCTTTATTTTAGtatgcaaaaaaatgttttaaCTATTTACTTCTGCTgccattgttgttgttgtcttGTTCTCGACGGTTATGCCTCGTCGGGGAAATGAAGAGTTTGTTTTCGAAAGTGGAAACGTACGGTATTTGACGTGTGGGTTTGGCTTTCTTGGCTGCATTTCATGACCCAGATAATCACcccattttcttgtaacGCGGGCTTTGTTCCTGAAAAGCAGCACTGAGGGATGTTCCGGGACGTTAAAGAATATACATGTGGAGCGTTGGTGGAACAAAGGTGGAGCCGTGGCGAGCACGGAATGGCGCATCGAAAGATAGCATACACACCATGTGTGCGGTTCAAGACGACATACCTGCCGTTAATggcagaaagaaaaaatatcctttttttggatGGTTAATGGTTTCTATAAAGCGCATTTTCTTGGCAAACATTTCCCCCCCCCCCCTTCGAGATTTTTCCTAATAGTTTTCTCCTCTGCGGAACAAAACATAAAATATACAACGTACCACTATATAAGGggttttcaaaatccaCATGTGAACAGTACATGTGGCGGAATATCAATGGGTCGGCATAATCGCCAGTATAGAAAGAACGTttatgttcaattaataCTTGCTGAGGAGGACATTAAATCTTTCAACGGTAGAGTGCTCATGAAAATCGATTTCCCCATTTCGTTACAAGTGTTCTTGCTTGCGCCCGACAGCCTATTTTCTGCATTCTTGCTTATACTTATCCTAGAGctcattcttcaaaaaattctcgAAAGAATAGTCTATAAAATGGTAAACCGGCAGAGAATTACGGAAAGCTGCTGATATTGTGCACCTCATTTCTAAATATCCGATAGATGTTTACTTTATACATGCTGGAGGCCACGTCTTAATCGACGGAACATACAGAGTAATTGGTCAAACGTTTTTCATGAAGCACTTAAAAATATACAACAACATACAATTgtaatgaaaataaataacGGAATGCAATGCAGGGCCTCGAAGGCAAAAGGTAGTGCGGTGAAGCGCGTAGCTGAGTGATGGTGACCACGCATTCGCGATGATGGAAAGGCATCAGCTTACAAGGGCGACAGGTTGCCGTTAAGAAATCACCAACCACATGAGGGCAATTAAAAAACTCCATGCACTATTGGATAATAAGTTATTGGCAGTACCAGCATATGTTGATAGCGGCAGAGAAGCCCTATCGGAGTGGGGAACGCTACTTGAAGAATAAATTTGGAAGTGTGAGCCGCTCGTGAAGGAAGTAGTTATAAGAGATTGAACATTAGTCAGCGGCgattcaaaagaaggaacATTACCAATGGATATAACAAGTCCCGGGATGATAGAAGCAGAACTTTCGTGGCTTATAACGCTAGTGACTctcgaagaagaagaagcagcACTTCCATGCGTTTTAGCGCTGAATGTAGTATGTCCTGAAGTTCCACCGAAACCGCCGCTAGACGTAGCAGTTTTGATAGACTTTGATGCGACAACAGTGCCACTGCCGTCTGTCCTAGAGTACGAATCAACGGTCAGTTCTGGGCGCCGTGCGATGTCGTTTGTGGATGTAAAGGTAGGTTTAATAACAGCAGAAGGAGGCTCGGACAGGATATCCAATGCTGAGGAAGTCAAAAAGATCTCCGTGTTTTCTTCCACCGAGTCAGCAGCGGAAAGTGGACACCAGGTGGTGTACTTTGTAACGGCATCACCTATTTTAGTTGTAACGGTAGAAATAATGGCCGACGAGACCGTTCCAGTACAGAGATAGGAGCCGCAAGTAGTAATTGTGGCCATTGTggtctcttctttcttcgCTGCTGCATCGCTATCTATTCTTGCCGAAAAAATAGCACCGCTACCCATGGTTACGGCGGTAGGAGCTTTATACGCTGTCGGAGTCTCGGCATAATGGATACTTTCTATAACTATTCCACGATCGGGACCTTTAATTTCTCCTTTCGCCATTTCAGCACTGTTGTCATACATCCTAGATACCTGAGTGAAGTAAGTGTGTGTGAAGGTGCCGCTCCATTCTTTATATACGGTGGTGAAGGAAGCAAAGGTGGACAATTCAGCATTGCTATCGCCAGACTTGAAAGAGGGCAATGACCAAGGCAGAACTTGTGGTTCGGAAGTACTGAGTGTTAACAGACGGGAAGCCTCATTGTTCAAGTGTTGACTATCAGAAATCTGTGGAGCGCTTGTGGTAGTGCGCGTTGATAGGCTAGCAATTAAGCTGGCCGATGTTTGGGCTTTTGAGTGAGTCGGAGTTGTGGTACTATCATTGTTTAATTCATTAACAGTAGATTGTACCAAAAAATAGCTGTCAGAGTGGCTTACAGAATTGGTAGTTATGGTGCTTGAAATATTTACAGGAATTTCGAACTGAGTTGACGACTGGCCGACAGATCCAGAGGAAACGAGGCTGGACGACCGAGTTGAAGACCTGTTGGTGATTTTTTCCGACGATTTTGATGAAGCAATGGTGGCCATTGTAGTGGATGCATGCGAAGTATTGTCGCTTGAGGAGATATGATAGATGCTTGAAAACGGGCTGGAAGCAATGCCTGACGTTTCGGTGGAAATAGTGCTTAAATATTGTTTGTCTGAGCTGCTCGAAGCTGTAACATCAGTCGATGACCAACTGCTAGGAATGCTCAAGGAATCGCTCAAAGATTGACCAGAAGTACTGATCGAATTCGTGTCACTAGAATAAATCGAGGAGACGGTATCGTCACTTTCCAAGAAGCTGGATGACGTTTGAGTGAAGTATTTTGCATCCACGGTACTGGATATATGGTAAGTAATAGTGGGTGTTGATGATTGGCTCGCAGAGCCGGCTAAAGTCTCAGTAGTAGAGGCCTTTGAAGACGGATATAAAGAAGTAGTTGGTGTTTCGGTGATGATGAGAGTTGAAGATTGGCCGATTGATGATTCGATAGTGATCGTGGTTGAATGCTGCGCGGTTGAGCTGATTGATGGTTCGACAACGGGtgaacttgaaaattgGTCGGCATAACTCGTTAAGGTTACGAAATCAATTGAGGTCCCACTGGTACGGTTAATCGAGGAAATGCTCGAAGATTGATCAGAAGTGCTGCTCGAATCCGTGTCACTAGATTGAATCAAGGACACGGTTTCgtcattttccaagaagCTGGATGACGTTTGAGTGAAGTATTTTGCATCCACGGTACTGGACACATGGTGGGTAATGGTGGGTGTTGATGATTGGCTCGCAGAGATGGTTGAAGTTTCAGTTGTAGAGGCCTTTGAAGACGGATATAAAGAAGGAGTTGGTGTTTCGGTGATGATGAGAGTTGAAGATTGGCCGATTAATGATTCGATAGTGATCGTGGTTGAATGCTGCGCGGTTGAGCTGATTGATGGTTCGACAACAGGtgaacttgaaaattgGTCGGCATAACTCGTTAAGGTTACGAAATCAATTGAGGTCCCACTGGTACGGTTAATCGAGGAAATGCTCGAAGATTGATCAGAAGTGCTGCTCGAATCCGTGTCACTAGATTGAATCAAGGACACGGTTTCgtcattttccaagaagCTGGATGACGTTTGAGTGAAGTATTTTGCATCCACGGTACTGGACACATGGTGGGTAGTGGTGGGTGTTGATGATTGGCTCGCAAAGATGGTTGAAGTTTCAGTAGCAGAGACCTTTGAGGAGGGATTAAAAGAGCTAGTTGATGTTTCGGTAATGATGAGAGTTGAAGATTGGCTGGTTGCTGGTTCGATCGTGATTGTTCTTAAAGACTGACGGGAAGAACTCATTGAACTGCTATTAGCAATGAAGATTGAAGATTGACTGCTTGACGCCTCCACAGTACCCATGCTTGGAGATGAGGCTACTGAGCTAGTTGATGTTTCGATAGTAGCCGTACTTGAAGATTGGCGAGAAGAACTCTCTAAAGTATTGGTAGCAATGTCACTTGAAGTTTTGGTAGTTAACGCTTCGGTAGCGACAAAGCTTGAAGAATGGGTGATTGATGTTTCGCTAAGAACTGAACTAGAAGAATGGCCAGTCAAACTGGTCAAAGTTGCCATACCGGTCGGGAATTTAATACTAAGACTCGTTGGAAAATCGCCAGAATATTTACCAAAAACACTCGTTGAAGTCATGTCAAAGGATTGGACTGAAGAAATGCTGTTGGTGCCTTCTAAGAAGTTAGGCAAAGTTTGAGTGGAGTATTTTGCATCCAAATTACTCGATATGTGTTGGGTATTGTTGCTGTAATATGCGGTGGTGCCAGTACAGGACCGTGAAAGAGTAAAAGCAGTCGAATATTGGCTATTTGGGCTACTTTCCCATCGTGTAATACCACCCATTAAACTGGAGGAAGCATAATCAGGATATTGATCAGCAGAAGGTCTTGAAGTAAGAATAACGACACTAGCTTCCGATTTGTCGTTAGTACTTGCAACTCGAGTAGCAGTAGCTATATACTGGTTATCAGTACTACCTGAAGACAATAAAAcagtaattgatggattaGAAGTGAGTCGACTATAAAGGCCTGAAGACAGTATAGTGGCTAAGGCTCCCTGAGACGTACTATTCTCAGCTTGAGCACCGGTGCTCGAAAGAGTTGAAGTCGGATTGCTCGATGACAGAGCGGCAGTACTGGAATAATCAGAAGGGCTACGACTCGACTGTTGGCTGAAAAAGCTTCCAGATTCGATTGGAagatctgaaaaaaaattagttGGGCTAGGAATCTGATTCAATGAATTAAATTTAGAGTCACTAGTAGTTGAAAAGCTAGTTGAGCAAGTTGAAAATCGAGTGGTTACTGTGGTTTCGTCGTTGGAATAATCTGAAGATGGACTGTTAgcaattgaagaagtcaAAAGTGTGGAAACtgaagaatgaaaaacGATATTTGAAGGTTGATTACTAGTGAATTTTGTATTGTTCTCGGCTCTATCAGACAAAATGTATCTTGAAGATGGGTTAATGATGTCGCGTACTGATTGAATGGTAGTAGTGCCTAAAGAAGTGAGGGTAATCTGACTTGAAATGCGATATATGAAACTACTGAAATATTGACCACTGCTGCCGGTTGATTGGCTGGTCGTGTCCGTAAATTCGCTGGTAATATCGTTTGGTAATTGGCTACTACTCATGGATAGTTCATCGGATGTATGTAAAATGGATGTAGGATTAGAAGGAATCAGAATACTGTAACTGGAAGGTGGCGTAGCAAAGTTAGAAGATGAAGTCGCGGACTGGCTTCTACCTATCAAAGATTGGCGACCCGTCGTGTCCAAACCAGAAGTAATATGACCGGCGGATTGAGATGAGAGATCATCGGAGGTGTAACTAGCAGATTTTGCCGCAGACTGGGCGGCAGTAAAGCTTGAAAGACTGGGGATATAACCAGATGACTGCGCGGAAGCGTCGCTGGAGGCAaaactgaagaaatcaGTTGCTGTTCGACTGGCTTTGTTCGAGGAAGAAAGGGAGGAGGTAACTTTATATTGACTGTCTGTGCTCGAAAAGATGCTGGTAGATTGGCCCCAAGTACTTTCCAAAGAGCTGGTTACAGTATGGCCGTAGGGGGGAGTAGGGTGGACGGTAGAAGATCGGGTGCAAGGTCGATTTTTTAAATTTCCAACTACACGTTCCTTGAAACTATCAAAATTAGGAATGGCTTGAGGAGCAATACATCCTCGATATCCCGGCAGTGTTGTCTTGACTTTTTTTGTACGCAACACACCAGCGTCTAATGGTCTACCATTTTGCCACAGTTGAGTACTGACCGGAGTATAAGTAATGGCAAACTGATCACTCGTATACCCTGGTCCAAAGTCTAACATATATGTACGACCAATAGTCTTCACAGTTAATATTCCATCAACAAAGGATTTGATTTTCGGCTTGTTATCGTGGAACCAAATTGACGTCTCActatt
Protein-coding sequences here:
- the RPN12 gene encoding proteasome regulatory particle lid subunit RPN12 (similar to Saccharomyces cerevisiae RPN12 (YFR052W); ancestral locus Anc_3.580); this encodes MPSLAELTKSLSIAFENSDYATCEKFLPAVKIELIKNNLLIPDLSIQNDIYLNDLTITKRILEVGALASIHTFDFDSFDNYFNQLKPYYFSNNHKLSESDKKSKLISLYLLNLLAQNNTTKFHSELQFLDKHIKNLEDDSLLSYPIKLDRWLMEGSYQKAWDLLQSGSQNITEFDSFTDILKSAIRDEIAKNTELSYDFLPLSNIKALLFFNNEKETEKFALERNWTITNSKVYFNNQSKEMATEEDEVMHEEDQKTNIIEKAMDYAISIENIV
- the HXK1 gene encoding hexokinase 1 (similar to Saccharomyces cerevisiae HXK1 (YFR053C) and HXK2 (YGL253W); ancestral locus Anc_3.581) gives rise to the protein MVHLGPKKPQARKGSMADVPRELMDEIHQLEDMFTADSETLRKVVKHFIDELNKGLTKKGGNIPMIPGWVMEFPTGKESGNYLAIDLGGTNLRVVLVKLSGKHTFDTTQSKYKLPHDMRTTKNQEELWSFIAESLKDFMVEQELLNTKDTLPLGFTFSYPASQNKINEGILQRWTKGFDIPNVEGHDVVPLLQKEISKRKLPIEIVALINDTVGTLVASYYTDPETKMGVIFGTGVNGAFYDVVSDIEKLEGKLSDDIPKDSPMAINCEYGSFDNEHLVLPRTKYDVDVDEQSPRPGQQAFEKMTSGYYLGELLRLVLIDLNEKGLMLKGQDLTKLRKPYIMDTSYPAKIEDDPFENLEDTDDIFQKDFGIKTSLPERKLIRRLCELIGTRAARLAVCGIAAICQKRGYKTGHIAADGSVYNLYPGFKQAAAKGLRDIYGWTGDASSDPIKIVPAEDGSGAGAAVIAALSERRIAEGKSLGIIGA
- the SKDI06G1260 gene encoding uncharacterized protein, whose protein sequence is MRSLIFITVTLASIVLALDVKEKSKIITSSTIYHDKLTIEKGVYLGLVGGNFHNFHSDVKVRGGLYVRTDDSSVRKNNRLVGNFENDFNTVIDLEKDTVPNSFVWQGNWFQNMGNMSIRGTPYASSKSQSLTFSSFSNAGFLQFVDTGYLQFGKEGGTITNTGTIAAQSDQFNPVYLIPQSTMKGNGCLWLGSYCIFYIENLNNIKVEDQTIVLSSEPNAIVLGGSTDPQSRKPSITSLKIRNFNSETSIWFHDNKPKIKSFVDGILTVKTIGRTYMLDFGPGYTSDQFAITYTPVSTQLWQNGRPLDAGVLRTKKVKTTLPGYRGCIAPQAIPNFDSFKERVVGNLKNRPCTRSSTVHPTPPYGHTVTSSLESTWGQSTSIFSSTDSQYKVTSSLSSSNKASRTATDFFSFASSDASAQSSGYIPSLSSFTAAQSAAKSASYTSDDLSSQSAGHITSGLDTTGRQSLIGRSQSATSSSNFATPPSSYSILIPSNPTSILHTSDELSMSSSQLPNDITSEFTDTTSQSTGSSGQYFSSFIYRISSQITLTSLGTTTIQSVRDIINPSSRYILSDRAENNTKFTSNQPSNIVFHSSVSTLLTSSIANSPSSDYSNDETTVTTRFSTCSTSFSTTSDSKFNSLNQIPSPTNFFSDLPIESGSFFSQQSSRSPSDYSSTAALSSSNPTSTLSSTGAQAENSTSQGALATILSSGLYSRLTSNPSITVLLSSGSTDNQYIATATRVASTNDKSEASVVILTSRPSADQYPDYASSSLMGGITRWESSPNSQYSTAFTLSRSCTGTTAYYSNNTQHISSNLDAKYSTQTLPNFLEGTNSISSVQSFDMTSTSVFGKYSGDFPTSLSIKFPTGMATLTSLTGHSSSSVLSETSITHSSSFVATEALTTKTSSDIATNTLESSSRQSSSTATIETSTSSVASSPSMGTVEASSSQSSIFIANSSSMSSSRQSLRTITIEPATSQSSTLIITETSTSSFNPSSKVSATETSTIFASQSSTPTTTHHVSSTVDAKYFTQTSSSFLENDETVSLIQSSDTDSSSTSDQSSSISSINRTSGTSIDFVTLTSYADQFSSSPVVEPSISSTAQHSTTITIESLIGQSSTLIITETPTPSLYPSSKASTTETSTISASQSSTPTITHHVSSTVDAKYFTQTSSSFLENDETVSLIQSSDTDSSSTSDQSSSISSINRTSGTSIDFVTLTSYADQFSSSPVVEPSISSTAQHSTTITIESSIGQSSTLIITETPTTSLYPSSKASTTETLAGSASQSSTPTITYHISSTVDAKYFTQTSSSFLESDDTVSSIYSSDTNSISTSGQSLSDSLSIPSSWSSTDVTASSSSDKQYLSTISTETSGIASSPFSSIYHISSSDNTSHASTTMATIASSKSSEKITNRSSTRSSSLVSSGSVGQSSTQFEIPVNISSTITTNSVSHSDSYFLVQSTVNELNNDSTTTPTHSKAQTSASLIASLSTRTTTSAPQISDSQHLNNEASRLLTLSTSEPQVLPWSLPSFKSGDSNAELSTFASFTTVYKEWSGTFTHTYFTQVSRMYDNSAEMAKGEIKGPDRGIVIESIHYAETPTAYKAPTAVTMGSGAIFSARIDSDAAAKKEETTMATITTCGSYLCTGTVSSAIISTVTTKIGDAVTKYTTWCPLSAADSVEENTEIFLTSSALDILSEPPSAVIKPTFTSTNDIARRPELTVDSYSRTDGSGTVVASKSIKTATSSGGFGGTSGHTTFSAKTHGSAASSSSRVTSVISHESSASIIPGLVISIGNVPSFESPLTNVQSLITTSFTSGSHFQIYSSSSVPHSDRASLPLSTYAGTANNLLSNSAWSFLIALMWLVIS